agccatgagcacactcccctcccctccGGGCGGTCtcctatctttatactcaaagttacgtgtacaatatttatcatttttccccaatacctttcacccttattgaccagtgcacttttagtaatgaccaatcccaaagtgccaacatcaccacagaagatggaggagaagaagaagaagaagaaggacaggacacaccccaattcctccatcttacttctctaaacccccctgtgcagaaatcctaaaccctgtgtttcactctctaattaacttatcccttcaccattcactccggtgaaatcctcctatcctcatacaggtgtcgtctcctgtgtaggatcaaagtccagccaccagacacttctggcaacattccaggactcccgagccccccaagggtggtcttggtgactcagcacctcagtcctgaggtgctgagatcccacagcaaAAGAGATCAGGGAAACAGAAGTATTGGGGGCaggaaaaacatcaaaaataGCAGGACTTCCATTTATAATCATGTGACACTTAAACTGCCTTTTGTTTAGTATTTACAGCCCCCCATATAAAGATGGAGAGTTTGTCCAACTGTACTGCACAGATTTCTGCAGACATTTGTGATTTGCAGAGGCCTAAATATTTCCAGCATTGCTGTAAGGTCTTAATACAAAACTTAGGTTTACTGACGGACATACTCGATTATCTCACGCAGATGTGCTAGATGTATGCCAAGGACTTTCAGGGAACTGCAGTCCATAGGATAAAAAGcactataaaataaaatctcaacTTGCACCATGTACAATTTATGAGACATATTAAATACAGCTGCTATATGTTCAAATAGCACTAAACATTAGAAAATGAATTTGGCTTTTTAACTTTCTtctcattttggtttttctttttcttattttgattCAAGATGAGCtaaaccacagcaaaaaaagagcaaagatTTTAAGTAAAACATGTTACTGGTGACAAAAATGGCAGTCACAGGACaatatagaatcatagaatatcctgagtcaGAAGGGACCCGGAAGGATGATCGAAGTCCAACAAGCATACACACCTAGATGGGAAAAGAGTTGGAGAAGAATGCCCAAGTTCCTACTTCCCTCAGCTGCAAGACTAAGAGTAAAATGTAGTGTAAGAGGTGTGCAGTTAATGCTGTTGCTTTACACAGTGGTAGAAGAATCTAATTATCACCTGGATTCCATATGGGAATTAGCGCCATCAAGTCAAGGACGGAATCTCTCGGTGTTTTTATGATCAAGCCATTTTACGAAGTTCACTTTTCGTTTTTGGCTACCTCAGAAAACAAAGATGCTGGAAGGAAGATACTGTTCGGCAGGAACAGTTAGAGGATACGCTGTTTCCCTCACGGGTGTCTCAGGTAGTGCGATCCTCTGGGAATAGCGAAACGACCCGCAGGAAAAGAGGGGCATAGTCGGAACTGTGCCTGCCGTCGGGCGGTGCTGCAGAACCGGTACATACTGGGCACGGGTGAGGTCTCAGATTGGAGAAACCGGCCCTGCTTCCAGCACATTACCCACTAGCTGGCTGCTTGGGATCCCGAGCTGCACGGACACCCGAGGGTCACGCCTCCgggaaggggagcaggagcGGGAAGGCTTCTGCGCCGGGCAGGGACGGAGCCTGGTATGGCCCGGCACCGGCCGTACCGGCACCGGCTGCAGGGGGCCGCCCGCTCCGCCCCGGCGCTCACCTGTAGGCGCTGAGGAGCGCCTTGTTGACCAGCACGATGAGGAAAGAGCACGTCCCGTAGAAGAGCGCCGAGAGCACCCTGGGAAGTGTCGGCGAAGCGGCGGCGGCGTCCGCCTCCTCCCCCGCGGCTTGCCCGGCGCTCATGGCGGCGACGAGCGGTGGCGAGCAGGGCCGCACCGCGGGCTTGCACCAGGGTGGCCGTGGGGACGccgctcctcctcctgctccccggCCCGTCCCCagacggcggcggcggcggcggctgcggcccCGGGTCCGGGTCCGGGCGTGGCGGCCCTGCGGGCGGGTCTGGAGCGGCGCCGCGCCTCGCCTCGCCTGCCGGAGGCGCTGCCGCCGCCAGGGCCGGGGCGCCCCGCCAGAGCGGCCCGCGGGgctcggcggcggcggggcgggcacCGCGCGGGGCCTccggcgggccggggccgcggcaGCCGGGCCCCCAGAGCGCCCGGCCGTGTTGTTAAACCAGGCCGGCGGCAAAGCGTGGCCTCTGGGGCCGGCCTGCGGAAGGGAGAGGGCCGAACCTCGCgggggcactgctgcagccagccctcagcacccccagaaCTCGGCCTGGGCTTCGCGCGGAGGGACGGATTCTCACAAGTTCCTGAAACTAAAAAACAATTTGCCTTGGGTGGTTTAACTTGTGTCAAATTTCAAGGGACAGGGAAAATAAACACCTTAAGCCTTCTCTGCAACAAGCCGGGCTGTCAGAAACGAGGAGGAGGCCGAGTATTTAATAATTACCAAACAGCACACATTAAACCTGAAAATTAAATCAAGTTTTTATTCAAAGCATCTATTAGAATGACAGCACATCAACTCTTCTGCTTTTAACTCACACCAAACTACTACTTAAATCTTTCAAAGAACCAAACAATTTCTTGTATGTAATCacttaataaaagaaaaagcagtctTCCACAACccatctttgcttttttaactTGGTATTTTACCCTAAACTTGTCATGATCGAAAACTGCTTCAGCTGTCTGAATTTTGTCTATGGCAAAGTACAATCCAGTGTACTTGTCATACTTCAAAGACCTGAGGAAATATTCTGGCTGACTgaaaaaagaactttaaaaacctcaaacccaacaacaacaacaaaaaaaccccaccaaaaaatccacaGCCAATCCTGATGAAGTAATATTCCAGTCTGCAAGTGGCTGGTAATTACAGTCTTCTGCCCTGTGAAACACTACTTGGGAGCAATTCTGAGTTATGATTCAGAATTACAACAGATGTATGTTCAGGGCTCATTTTGGGATCAGACTATTCACATGAAGTCAGATGAACAGTCAGAAGCActtaatattttttagaaaCCCAAAACTTACATACATTAATGAATTACTAGTTTTACGTAGGCAAAGAAGCCTTGTATGACTAgtgtttcctatttttttcagaagctgaAGCAGAAGTTAAACCGTATCACTGGTGCAAAATTATTTACAATCAATGAAagacactttctttttttaaattattcaatttctttttagtTAAGTGCATCAACACAGGATTTAAACAAACTGGATTAATGAGATTTTCAACCACAGAAGGTTATCAGAGAACATACTTCAACAGCTGCAGTTTCTGATATAAAACCACTCTACTTTTCTGGAACAGCTGTATGCATCTGGTCAGCCTATATCAAGTGATtgacaaaatgttttcttccttttcagttCAAGCGAGAGGGAAAGAGACTTCCCTTCTCATCTGAATTTCCTGACTTCCAACAAGAGGAAGAAGTTAAAGCAAGCAGGTCAGTAAATACACATTATTAATATCCCCTTAAGCAGTAGcttaacaacaacaaccaacaacaaaaccacacacaaaaagTCCAATCTGAAAACAAAGTTTTGTTAGCATATTAGGAATCTCTGGCTGCCTTCAAAGCAAAATATGGTAAAAGATCACCATGAGGCAATGCTACTGAAAGTACATAACATTCACAAAGTGACAAGATACCCTGTTAAACATTTTATATCAGCATCTGAGTACTAGGCAGCATTCTGCAACTTCATTTATTTGGGAAATATATGAAATCACACTGTTAACACACTTGTAACTACCTTTGGAAGCCTATTTTCTATTTGTATAGTGAATacttttctgcagtgtttaCTTTATAGCTGTGCTATGGTTAGTGAACAAAAAATTGGCATGTTATGCTGGAGTAAAGCAGTAAGGTGGCTTTATGCACAGTTAGTATGGAGGCTTCTATTTGCTAATCATTATAAAAGCAATGCTTTAAAACTTAGTGTTTGCTAATAGAAGACCTAGAATAGTTTACTACAAACTCAAACCACCCTGTAAATAACCCCTTTATTAACAAAATCAAGTGCCAAATCACTACAGGGcccaaaaacctgaaaaaatattACCAGTTCTTTACCTTTTTCTAGACTTTGCAAGACTAATCATTTTCAGATAAAGCAATGTGCAAAACATCCCAACTACACATGTTAGGAATAACAAGTGCTACCAAGAGATTCTGCTGAAATCAAATCAAAAAAATGTGAAGCAGCAAAGTCAAGCCTCATACCTTGGGCAGTCACAGTGAAGATATTCCCTGCatgaagcattttttttccctgtacaAGTTGAGATAACTAAACTCTGCCCTTCGCCTTGGAGATGCTAGGTATAGATATACTGACATTAGAAAAACATGGTTTCATTGCTGTTTAACAATATCCCCAGACTCATCACTTTGCTAGATAGTCAGATAAATACTTTTTTGTTAGCCTTCTTTGGCCACATGTACCATCCTGCTAATTGTGAACACTTTGTTCAGAAAGTGTTTCCTGTGAAATCTGCTTCAGATAAATGAGTTAACCTTGCAAAATCTAGCTTCCCATGACACATAAATTTATCAACCCTGCCTTATGCAGTCCCATATTTACAAAATACTTAGAAATTTTACATCTGTCTTCTATCCTATCAAAAGTGCAATTCTCTCACCCCATGTTATGGGGCAACAACATTCTTCATAAATTCTACAGAATAGCAGCCTATTATAAGCAAATAAGGTGCTTAGCTTATGCTTGGGATCTAACTGGTTAAGTAACACCAGAAAGTACATTTTTCATGGGCAGAGACTGCTCCTCCTATCTACTGTCGCAGGGGTGCCACAGCTAAGTTTGCCAGCTCAATGAGTGCCAGCGCGCCATGCATGCGTTCACGCTGCTCCTGGAGGCGACGGTGGCGGGCAGCTGAATGAGcactgtttttctcttcatcGTCCTCTTCATCCGACTGAAGATACTCCATTGGGTCCTGCTGTTCCTGATCTGTTTTCTGGATTGCTTTGGTCTTCAAAGCAGGAGCACGCTGCTCTCTAGTCTCCCAGTATCTATAACATCAAAGGTGAGGAATACTTGTAAAATACACATAACAATTGACTCGCACACCAACAATTCAAAATGGGCAAAAACCTCCCAAGTACTAGCTTGCATCCAACTGGGCATTGCACTTGGCTTTACCTTTCAGCCCTTATATGGTAGTATTTAAGCTATCAGAAAACTTCTTTacttggtattttaaatgtGAAGTGCCCAAGTGCACATCTGTGACAGACTTCTTGTCTCCATGGTGTTCTCAGCAGGCATTTCTTCCAGACATACAGTACACCTCATACAAATGCAAATTCAGCAAAACTGTAGCACTAGCTAATAAAGTATTAGCAGGCGTTgattaagcaaaaaaaaaaagtattgaagcagagagcaaacacaaaacaaaacaaaactgtaaGAAGAAAGTCTCAAGAACTTTGTCTTGACCAGGAGTTCATAATTCTTTAAGGAGAGGCAAGGCTGTGCTGATGTGTACTGGAAAAACATCTATAGTTTTGCTTTCTTGAGGTTTAACTATCCCAAAGAATGAATGCTGTGTCAGACTACTCTTTTAAGTGTTTTGAGAAAGATGAGGAAACTTACTTCGCTAGCCACTCAGCCACAGCTTTATTGTCAGCTGTCTCCTTCTTACTCAGCCTGTCTGTGAGCTCTTCCCTCTTCAGTCGGGCATAGGGATGTTTGGGACAATGACGGTTTGCATGTGTGAATCTGCTTAAACAGCCTTAAAAAAACACGGAGTGACAATGAAGAAGTGTTACAGAAAGCAGCCAACCAAAGAAAGTGTAGCATCTGCGGGATGGAAATGCCACTGAATCCACCCTTCCCCATTCACAAAACCCCTAGGTTTTGTTGAAAACCAAAGGCTCTAGGTTCATAACATGCCCCATTATTTTATACATTAGTATCCACTGACACAGAATGTATGCAATCCTTAGATACATACTTGCAGAATTAGGCAGATTCTGCAGGGCTCTTCCCTTCCCTAAAAGTTCCAGCAAATTTAAACTCCAAAGCTTTTGCCATGTGAACATGCATACATTCCCAATATTAGTCTGACGCCAAAAAGCTGCAAATCGTTCTCTAATGACTTACCATTCTCTGAGCAGACAAAGGGCTTCTCTCCTGTGTGGAGACGCTGGTGAGTTTTGAGCTGCCCACTCTGTACAAAGGCTTTCCCACAATCTGGGTAATCACATAAATAAGGCCTTTCACCTAAAAGTAGTAACAGAAGAGATTTATGAAAGATGACTAGAAGTGTCATAGTACCCAGCAGTGGTCCCTGGCTTCAGAAACTTGcatctgctttaaaaatactggTTTACTTAGAAGTGCATGCTTTGTGCTACTGAACAATACACTTActtcctaaaagaaaaaaaaattgtactttTCCTTGTCATATTTCCTGATTTAAAACTCCTAGATAGCACTACGTAAGTATTGTGAAACTGTGCAGGTACAAAGCAAGAAATATGGACAAGTAATTGGACAAGTAATGTAATTCAAGTTGTAACTAGAAACATTTTATCCTTACCATAGACTGAACTAGGGTAAAATATCCTGAGATCAACATCATTACAAGGTTATAGAAATATCTCATAAATCAGTCATCAAGGAAGAGTTCTCCATGCAAACGGCAACCAGGAGAACAAAGGTAGCAGGTGTCTCCTTCCTCAAGTGGACCTGACTGTACACACTACACAAAGGTATGCCATTCAACCCTCAGGAAGGCAACAAAATGAGGGTGAGTCTGGCTCACTAATTCAGAGGAATGACAGGGTAAGCTCTACCCAGTTAAGTAGTTCTTACAACTTCAACACATTGTAGGACcgaatgaaataatttattttgagcAAAAAATGAGGAATGCTGGTGTTTAATATCATTATTTATATTAGTCATAGTGACCTGAGCCAGAAGGAGATGGTGacatgtgggatctcagcacctcaggactgaggtgccgagtcaccgagaccaccattggggggctcgggagtcctggaatgttgccagaagtgtctggtggctggactttgatcctacacagcAGACCTctgagagaaaaatcttttagataaacaattaataaacaaagagaccgagaaaagaactgaagcctcttctcgtcctttgaaacgcgggctgccccaaggccaccccgggcctttccaggccatccaaacagccgaaaaccggacagtgACAGGTAGGgcttttgtgggattttgtttggttggtttgagGGGAGTGCTGGTGGTTGTGTCTGTATTGTGAGctacatttttcatgttttatggCAAACAGTGTTCtgttgaagaaataaaatgtatttgcttggtttaaaaaaacccaaacagcatCTTCAGTTTAAGCTCAGCTGAGTATTGAGTGAGTTCATCATACATTTAAACTTAACTGCAAATCACCTTCTAAATACAGTTCAGTAAATTAACCTGATCTCCTCCACcccagaaaattaatttcaggtGGTGGGAAAAAACAACTGGGTGGTGATTTAAAGCATGTAGACTCTTCTCACAATAATTAAGCTTACTTCCTAGGATGTGACAATCCCGAAGTTGCCACTTTTAAGTTACTCTAACCTCTTACAGCAAAACTTCAATTGTGATGTGAAAAATACATCAGcaaggaggaaacaaagcaCAAAGAGGCAATCAGGATACAAAGTGCTACCAGGCTCAAGTACAGAGTACCAAGCCCAAGACTACAGTCTTTCTTAAAAAGTGAGTCTGCGACAGATAAAATGTTTACACAATTTGGCTATACTATTATAGCCTAAATTGCTGCTACACTTCCGCACTACAAATATGGTTACAAAGACTTTGACTGATTAACAAGCACTGGGAGCGAAGTGTGGTTAATTTAGCAGTTACAATAAAATCATAACAGGTCAAGTTCTTTGAGGTTCCTTTATGTTTGCTGGGGGGATTCAATTCCTTCATTTGTGCTTCCTAAGTGGCTCTCCCCAGCTATTCACACCTTCCGTTTACTCACCGGTGTGAGTTCGTTTATGGGCTTGCAGTGACTTCTCTCGTGGAAAGACCCTGTTGCAAATATTGCAGCGTATCCTGCTGGAAGAGTGCTCTCCTTCACTGATCAGGTCTCGGACGGTGTCTGCTCTTGGACGGCCACGTCTTATTCCATCCTGGGTGCAAATAACGAGGCAACTAAGCTCGGGCACTTCCTCCCCCCGGCAGTTTGGCCAActggcacagcatcccctgGAGCAAAGGCGTGACCAAGGATggtgctgtgacagcacagagccacaCCAGACTGTGCCCAGCCCATTCCTAAGGGCCCGGTGCAGGAGGGGAGATAACAGGCACCACCATGAGCTCAGGAGAAACTGAgaacaggatcacagaatgggtcaggctgAAAGGGACCACAGCGGGTCATCtgctccaacctccctgctcaaacaGTCATTCTAGaccacatggcacaggattgtgtctaGGCAGAACTTGAGTATCTCCAGGGACAGAGACTccaaaacctctctgggcaacctgtgctaTGCTTGGTCACCAACACACAAAAGAACTCCTCCTCATATtgaggtggaacttcctgtgtaACAGTTATTGCctactgcctttttttcctccagcttgTTACAAGCAAATCCTACctccatcctcttggcaccctTGTAAAATACTCATATCCATTATTAAATTCATCCCAATCGTCTCTTCTTGCGGCTGAACAGgtacagctccctcagcctttcctcataaaaTATATGCTCTGGTCCCTAAATAATCTTTGTTGTTCTATACTGGAcgcactgcaggagctccatGCCTCTCTCGTACTGAGGAGCCGAGAACGGGACAGACCGCTCCAGACGCGAGGAGAGATAAGACGAAGAGTTTTTTTCGACGGCGAGGATGGCTTTTTTTATGGctatttttttactgtttgaaGGAGGGAGGACGGGCAGCCACCCCGTTCCCCGCTCTCCCCCGCGGCGCGCGCGCCGTTGCCGGAAGTGACTTCACTTTAAATGCCCGGGCGGAAGCGCGGGAGGGGCGCGCGCGGCGGAGTCACCCCGCAGGAGCGcggcccgcccgcccccgcccgccgcgcacTCACCTTCAGGTGCCGGTGccgcccgccgctccccgggCTCCCCGCCTTCTCCTCGTCCCCGCCGGGAACTCTGCCCGCTCCCCCGCGGGGCGGCGGCAGGGCTGACGGGCCGGCGGTACTGTCGCCGCCGCCGGGGCTGAGGGTCACGTTGTGGGCGTTCTCGCCCCAGCGCCAGGGGTAGACCATGAAGTCGCTGAAGCCGGGGCTGGTGGGGACGGGCGGGACGGGCATCGGCTCctcggccccgctccccgccgaGGAGGGCTTGATCGGCGTGGTTTTGATAACGGAGACCAGGACGCGCTTCGGGGAGTCCTGGCAAAAAATCACCGGGGGAGCGCCCGGCGGGAGCCGCTCCGCCATCGCCGAACCCTCGCGGGCGGCGGCGAAGGGTGGGAAAGAGAGCGAAAGGAGGGCGCTCCGCGGCGGCACGGCCCCGCAGTCCGCAACCGTCTCCGGGAATGGGCCGTGCAGCTGCACGGAGGTCCCGCGGCCGTCGCCACCTGTCGCCGCCTGGGCTCGCCTCAGCCGCTCATCACTGAGGACGGCGGCTCCCTATGGTCTCGGCGGCTTGCCCTCCGCACCCCTCCGCCTCCGCGGCCACCCCCGAGCGGGTCCGCCAAGTCAGCGGCGGCCCTCGGCCATGGCAGCGGCCGGAGCGAAGCAGTCACAGCGTCCCCGCACCTGTCCGAAGCGAAGCCGGCCCCGCTGGCAGCCCTGGTCCCGGCGATTCCCGAggaggagccgccgccgccgccgccgtgaTACGTCCGCGCTCGCAGCCCGGGCCGAGCCCCAGGTTTTCCCGCGTTACGTTTCGCGCCCGAGCGCAGCCAATCACCCGGCCCGGCGCGGGTGTCACGGGGAGTCTGTTCCCGCCGGCCAACCGCTGGGCGGGAAAGTCGGCGGCCGCGCCCCTAGGGGCGGGGCCTGAGGAGGAGaccgggctgctgctgccattctATTGGGCAGAAACCGGGCTCACGGCCCCGCCGGAGTCGCAGATTGGTccgccggggcgggggcggggggaggcAGAGGCCGTGCGCCCGGGCAGGTTTGGCGCGCTGCGGCTGtgggcgggcggcgcgggccAATCCCGTGGCGGCGCAGCGGAGTTGGCGCGCCCGGCGGCTTAAAGGGGTCGCCTGGCGGTGGGACGGCGGGTCGTGGCTTCCCCTCCCTGGGGCGGGGGAAACGCTTTCCTTTCccctgctggagccctgctctcATCGGCGGACAGAGCTGGGACCGATCTTACAGGTTGGGAGGGTACCCCAGTACGCTGCCTCCGCGGGTATCGCAGGGCGGGCGGGGTCGGGCCGGCACGGCCGTTATGGCGCTGGCGGGGCCGCCCGGGGAGACGCCCCGTCTAGCAGCCGTGCCGTGGCAATAGGGCACTCGTGTCTGTACAGCTACGTGCACCGGTCCCGGGGCTGTGAGAAGTGTGTAGAAGACATTGTCTCGGCCGTCGACTCGGGAATTTTAGGAGGTTCTTAAGGCAGGTGTTATTTtaagaggatggtgccagacttTATTCAGTGGTTCCCAGCGGCAGGACGAGGAGCAGTGGCTCTAAACTGAGACATAAGAAGCTCCACTTCAACATGAGTGACAGCTTCTTTACACTGAGTGTGGTAGAGAACTAAAACATAAGTTTCCCttcagcacagggctgctccagTCTGAGAACATAGCTTACATTTATTACATTAGTAGCTAAATTTTGAGGCCAGTATCAGGAGCACAGAGATGCCACAGAGCTCCAAAaattgtgaggtttttttcccaagatcTATTTTGTTCACAGTTCGTATGCTGCTGACTGCTGCCTTGTAAGAGTGTTGGCAAACTTCATGACTGACAGGAACAGGAAAATGCAAGGAAGAGCAGGTTTGCAGTGTATGACTACTAAGTAATGCCCTTTTGGATAATGGGAAAAGCCTACCAATTCTTCCAATACAGAGGCTGTAATACGGGGCGTCAGCATTCCTTATCCATCCTGAGATCAGCAGCCTTTTCATTCTGAATTATAGTTGAGTTTGCTTCAACTGCTCTTTTAAACTAACTGAAAATCCTCAAGTGTTTACTTAGGCAAATTCTTGCCCATTGCTATGCTATCCCAGCTTCTCCAAGTCAGTGTAACATGTTAAAGTCCTACCATTACTACGCCGGGTCAGGCCTTCCTTACCAGGctagaaagaaaatgttgcGGCTTGTAACATTTGTTTCCAAAATGAGCAAATAGGTTTCCACATGCTTGGATCTGACCCCCTTAAAACCTTTGGCCCTGAAAATAGCCCATGGTAAATACTTCTGGTAATATAATGATGTTGTAGAGGAATGGTAATACAAAAAACATGTTAAAAtctactttaaaattaaaaaaaaaagaaaaaattattcatgttaaaataattgcaccccaaaaccaagcTGCAAATATTCTTCATAACTTTCCAAAACTACATGCCTAATGCTTCAGGTACTACATGTAGCTGCTAAAGAACTCCAGTGGTGGATGGAATTAACATTGT
This genomic window from Zonotrichia leucophrys gambelii isolate GWCS_2022_RI chromosome Z, RI_Zleu_2.0, whole genome shotgun sequence contains:
- the ZNF367 gene encoding zinc finger protein 367, coding for MAERLPPGAPPVIFCQDSPKRVLVSVIKTTPIKPSSAGSGAEEPMPVPPVPTSPGFSDFMVYPWRWGENAHNVTLSPGGGDSTAGPSALPPPRGGAGRVPGGDEEKAGSPGSGGRHRHLKDGIRRGRPRADTVRDLISEGEHSSSRIRCNICNRVFPREKSLQAHKRTHTGERPYLCDYPDCGKAFVQSGQLKTHQRLHTGEKPFVCSENGCLSRFTHANRHCPKHPYARLKREELTDRLSKKETADNKAVAEWLAKYWETREQRAPALKTKAIQKTDQEQQDPMEYLQSDEEDDEEKNSAHSAARHRRLQEQRERMHGALALIELANLAVAPLRQ